In Bosea sp. PAMC 26642, the DNA window CGTCCGGCTGACGATTTCGCCGTCTGCCCCGCCATACCGGATCGTCTGCGTCCGGTCCGTGGTCTCGAAATTGACCTTCTCGCCGCTGTCGAGCGTGACGGTGTGGCGCTCGTCGAAGCCTGCTATGCGCGAGGCGGCGTATTCGGACTGGATGGTGCTGCCGTCGCGGTTGACGATGTCGCGTTCGAAGATCGAACCGTCATCGCTCCAGCCTTCGTCGTAGGAAGACCAGGCCTCGTCGCCGCTCTCATCGAGGACCGTGCCGCCGTCCGGGGCGAACTCGGCGAGGCCGCCGCCTCCGTCGAAACCAAATCCCGGCCGGGAGCCGCCCCCTCCTCCGCCGCCGCTGGTCCACTGTCCGCCGGTGGCATTGCCGCCGGGCATGCGGGGCTGATCGGGGTTGAATTTGCGCTGCGACAGGTCGCGGCGCAGCAGTCCCGCTTGATCTTGCAGGCGGATCAGGCGGCGGCGCAGGTGGATGATGTCGCCGTGCCGGCTTGCGCCGAACAGGTGGTGGCCTTGGTGGTCTGGCATTGCGCGCTCCCGGGTTGGAGCGCGTCATTGTGCTGCCGGTGGAGACCGCGGGGATAAGTCCGGCTGGCGCCGGGGCTGCTTACCAAAGCAATTCCATCGGGATCACCAGGCCGGCCAGCCATGGCCGGCGAGCTTAGCGGCAGGAGCGATGGGGAAGGCGGTTGCGCTGCCGCATTGCCCTTCCGGCTCCATCCCACTACTGAGAGGCCATGAAATTCCTCGACCAGGCAAAAATCTATGTGAAGGCGGGCGACGGCGGCGCGGGCTGCGTCTCCTTCCGCCGTGAAAAGTTCATCGAGTTCGGCGGGCCCAATGGCGGCGATGGCGGGCGCGGCGGCGATGTCGTGATCGAATGCGTGCAGGGTCTCAACACCCTGATCGACTTCCGCTTCCAGCAGCATTTCAAGGCCAAGATCGGCGGGCACGGCATGGGCGCCGACAGGCACGGCGCCAATGGCGAGACCAAGGTTCTGAAGGTGCCGCCGGGCACGCAGATCTTCGACGAGGACGGCGAGACGCTGGTCGCCGACCTGACAGAAGCCGGCCAGCGCTTCGTGCTGTGCAAGGGCGGAAATGGCGGCTTCGGCAACGCCTATTTCAAGAGCGCCACCAACCAGGCGCCGCGCCATGCCAATCCCGGCCTGATCGGCGAGGAGCGCTGGGTCTGGCTGCGGCTGAAGCTGATCGCCGATGCCGGGCTGGTCGGCTTGCCTAATGCCGGCAAGTCGACCTTCCTGGCCACGGTGACGGCGGCCAAGCCCAAGATCGCGGATTACCCGTTTACGACGCTGCATCCGGGGCTCGGCGTCGTGCGGGTCGACGGGCGCGAGATGGTGCTGGCGGATATTCCCGGCCTGATCGAGGGCGCCCATGAGGGCCACGGGCTGGGCGACCGGTTCCTCGGCCATGTCGAGCGCTGCCGCGTGCTGCTGCATCTGGTCGAGGGCACCTGCGACCATGCCGGCAAGGCCTACAAGACCGTGCGGAACGAGCTCGCTCTTTATGGCGAGGGGCTCGACGAGAAGCCCGAAATCGTGGCTCTGTCGAAGGTCGATGCGCTGTCTCCGAAACTGCTCAAGGAGCAGGTCGCAAGGCTAAAGCGGGCGGCCAAGCGTATGCCGATCGTGCTGTCGTCGGCGTCTGGCGAGGGTGTCGAGGCGGCGCTGCGGGCACTGTTCTCCTATGTCGAGGAGGCGCGCAGCGAAGAGGCGCGCGAGCAGGCTCCCGCCGAGGATGTCGGCTGGCGGCCTTAAGGGTTCGAATCCTTCTCGGGCCCGTCCTGGGCTTGTTCGCCCGGGCGCTGACGACAATGTTGACCACAGGAGGCGTCGTTGAAATGGACTCTCGCAATCGCGCTGCCCGTCGTGATGGCCGCCTGCCCCGCCTCGGCGCAAGCACCTGAGACTGTCTCTCCGAAGGCGCTTTATCAGATGGGAGCGGCGAGCGAGGCCGTGCTGCGATGTCCGGGTCTTCAGATCGCGGACAAGGGCTCGCAGGCTGAATCCTATCGCGACGCCAAAGCGAAAAGCATCTCATCGCGGGCCATGGTGATGGGCATCGACGACTTCAACAAGGAGTTCACGGCCGCCCATGCCAAGGGCCTCGAGAGCCGCGTCTGCGACAAGTACCTTCGCCGCTATCCCTCACTGCTGAGGCTGCGCTGAACCGGCTCGCGTAACCACAGCAAAGCGGTAGCGAGGACGGCATAGGCGACCGCGAGCGACACGAAGACGATCCGCGTCGAGAATGATTCCGGCGTGGATGTCGGGAGCGGCGACAGGCCCGTCCCGAACAGGATCAGGAACGTGGTCAGCGCCCCGCCATAGACCTTGCCGATCGGCAGGGGCGTCGCGGCGCGTCCTCCCAGCAATAGCCCGATCAGGAACGTGGTCAGAAAAAGCAGAAGCAGCGAGGGGCGGATATCGACGAATGTGAAGGCCAGCGATGCAAGCACGCCGCCGAGCAGGTTGACCGCGACGAGCCCGACAGAGGCGCGCGCGCTGGCCGCAAGATCGAGCTGGAGCAACAGGGAGGCGACCGTGATCGGGATCACGATCGCGGACGAGAACGCACTGTTGGTGAGGCACAGGGTGACCGCCCCGAGCAGGATGAGCGTATTGGCGAGCGCGCGTGCGATCGGGTCGGCGACAGGCGCAGGTTGTTGGGCGGGCCGGTCCGGTTCGCCGGCAGGCTCCGGCAGCACGGCATGAGCGAGCCACGATAGGGCGACCCCGCCCGCGCTGCCCTGAAACAGGATCATGATCATGCTTTGATCGAGGTCGCCGTGCAGGAGATCGAGAAGCGGCACCATGACCGAGATGACGAGCGACACAAACACCGCCGGCCCGCCCTTCCCCGAGGCCTGAAGAAAGAAGCACAGGAAGAAGAACATTCCCAGCAGGATGAGCAGCTGAACCGGCCGGCTGCCGAACACGCCGGTCATGACGATGAAAAACTGACCCAGCAGCAGGATCAGCCCGACCGTGCCAATCGCCTTGGCGACTGGCAGAGGCCGGGCACCGCCGAGGAGGAACTGCGCTGCGAATAGCGGGCCCAGGAACGGGATCACCGCTCCACTGCCGACGCCGACGGTCATTCCGACAGCGACTGCGAGGGCAACTCTCAGGCCGACCCGGCGCTGCCGAGCGACGACGGCGGTCCGGCTGACGGTGTCAGCTGGCATAGGTCAAGGCCGAGATGATCCTGATCCAGGCTGCCCCGAGCGCGTTGGCGGCAGGGTTCTTGCCGGTATAGACGACCACATTGACCTGCGACCCGAACCTGACCCGGCCCGGCAGATCGCCGTCGAAGATCAATCGGACCGGGAAGCGTTGCGGGTCGCGGATCCAGCCGCTGCTGTTGCGGATCGTCGGGAGCCCCGTGCTGGGATCAACATTGTTCTGCGAGACACCCCAGCCGACGCTCTCGACTTTCGCCTGAAACACGCTGCCGGGAAGCGCATCGATCACGATCTCGGCGCGATCGTCGCTCGACATATGCTCCAGGCTGTTTTCCTTGAAGTTCGCCGATATCCAGATCGAGCCCGCGTCGATGAAGCTCAATGCGGCCTGCCCCGCGCCGATGAACTGACCCGTGGCAAGCTGGAGGTTGGTGACGACGCCTGAAGCCGGCGCCACGACCGATGTGTGGAGCAGGTTGAGACGAGCCCGTTCGAGCTGCGCCAGCGCACCGCGCAACTGCGGATTGTCGTTGCCGGCCGGTCCGAGTTCCTGCCGCGCCTTTGCCAGATCGGCTTCCGCGCCGTTGACCGCCGCCCGGGCGCCCTCGAGGGCTGCGCGTGCCTCGTCGCCCTTCGCCTTGGCCGTGATTCCGCGTTGAACGAGTTCGAGCGTGCGCTGCGTCTGGGACTGGACATTCTCGAAATCCGCGCCGGCCTTGACCAGGCGCGCCTGCGCCGCCTCGACGGCGGCCGTGGATGCGCCGAGCGTCTGGCCGATGCGCTCGACCTGAGCCTGCGCCTCGGTGACCGCGATTTCAAAAGGCCGCGCATCGATCCTGAACAGAAGCTGCCCAGCCTCGACGCGGGCATTGTCGACCACGTTCACCTCGACCACGCGGCCCGATATGTCAGGCGCCATTCGCACGACATAAGCCTGGACGACGGCTTGTGACGACGATGGGGTCAGCCTCTCCATCGCGATGGAAAGCCCAAACAGAACCGCGATCATCCCGAAGACGACCCGTGCGACCCCGCGCAGGGGGTTCGCCGGCGCAGCCTTTCCGGCCGCCCCCGGCTCCGCCAACGTGGTCCGGCTGTCAGTGGACATGGGGCGCTTCCACCGGTTGCCGGGTGTCGACGACGACGGCCGTCCGGACGAAAAGTGCCCGGATCTTGTTCCAGAAATCACCGCCTAGAACGAAGAAGCTTGCGATCAGCATCACGTCGCCGAGCAGCTGAAGCTGCCAGAGATTGGGCCTCAGTCCCGGCCAGAACTGGTCGACATAAGGTTCCAGAGTCGCCGACAAGAGCGGCAGGCAGAACATCACCAGGCCGATCACATGGCGCGTCCGGCTGATCGGCCCCGAGGGCGTAAGGCTCTTGGCGTAGCCGAAGATCATCCCCTTCAACTGCTGGAACCCGGCTTTGCCCATGACGGCGATGCAGGTGAGCAGAAGGACCTTGTTCGCGATGAAGATCGCGCCCGTCATCGCGGCGATGCGCGGGCCCGGCACATTCATCGAAGCGGCGAGCGGCAGAAGCAGCCACAGCGCGAAGGCCGTGACAAAAATGCAGATGCCAAGCTTGAAGCGCCACCCGCCACCGTCAGAGGCAGCTGTCTCGGTCGTCACATTGGCCATGTCAAAGAACTCCCATCGAATTGCCACCAGATTGAGCCGGGCCGCCTCGTCGAGCGGCCGGCAGCGAGCTACTGCTTGAAACCGATGACCACACCGTCGGCGCCCAGGGAGACCTGGAGACCACGCCGCTGCGTGTTCAGCCGCAGCGTGACGCCCTTTGCGTTGCGCAGCCAGAGCCGGCCGCGCCCCTGATCGCCGATCGCCCATCCTTCGCGGAGCTGGACATAGGGGCCGACGAAGTCGTCGACCTGCTTGAGACCATAGACCGGGCCCGTGGCCACCAGGCGTGACGCGCCGATGCCGCCCACGCCCAGGCCGGCAACGGTGATGTCATAGGAGCGCCCGGCGAATTTGAGGGTGCCGCCGCCGATCGCGCCCGAGCCGATGAAAGCAACCTGCAACTGGCGGATGCTGACGGAGCCGCTCTTGGGGCCGAGATTGCGTTGCTGGGCAACGGCAGGGCCGCTCCAGACAAGGGCGGTGATGGCGATCGACAATATGGCCTTGAGCATGGTGTCTTCCTCCCGTGGTCGTTCTTTTGGGACAAGCATCAACGGCTGGCGCTCGTCAGGATCTTGATCGGTGCGCCGATGAGGGTGATCGGCAGGGAAACCAGCTTGCCGACCGTGCCTTCCACGGCACCGGGCGAAAGAGCCGGGTCTTCGGAACCGCCGCCGATACCATTCTCGAGTACCGCCGAGAGCTGGGGCGCGAACTCGGCCAGCTGCGCGAATTTGCCGTGGTTCGACGAATCGAGCGCCTTCACGTCGGTCAGATCGATGACGACCGCGCCGAGCGCGGCAAGCTCGTCATAATTCCCGTCGGCTCCAAGCCGGTTGCCGCCGCCAGCTATGAAGCTCGACGCTCGCAAAGCCTGATCGTCTTTGGACAGGACGATGTAGAAAGGCTTGCGCGGCTTTCCGAAGCGCCGCATCTGCGATTTGAAGACATCGACGTCGATATCGGGCGCCGCCAGAAAGACCAGTCCGAGCTTGCCGATCTGCGGGAGCGGGCCAGCAATCTTGATCTGCCGCAGCGCCTCGACTGTCACCCAGTTGCCCATCGAATGCGCGAGGATGTTCACCTGCTCGGCATCGCTGGCGAAGATAAGCCGGATCGTGCGTTCGAGGTCGTCCCGCGCGGTCGTCGCGCTGTTGGTATCGTAGACATATTGCGTGAGCGCGCCCCGCGAGGCCCAGGTGAACAGAACGGGGACGGCGGGCGCCTTGGAATCATGCACGACTTGTCCGAACCGATAGACGCTTTCGGCGAACATCGTGTTGTAGCCGTGGATGAACAACAAGACCTTGCGTTTGCCGCGGGGACGTGTCGCCAACTGCGCATTGAGGGAGCGCACGAACTCCTTCTCACCGTCGAGATAGGTGGCCTGCCGCACGACAAAATCGGTGTTCGCATTTCCGGGGGGTGCCGATGCCCACTCGATCTCGCCCGGCTTGTGCGCCTGCGGGACGGAAATTCCGATTTTGGCGAAGTCCAGCGATCGGCCGCGCTCGCCGCCGAACAATGTGCCTGGCCGATCGTCCCGCTTGCGCGTCGTCGCAACGAGCAGCGTGTGCTCGGTTCCAGATGTCGCCACTGTCACGGGGGCGAGGAAGCCGGTTTCCGGCCGGGAAGCACAGGCCGCGACGAGAGTGGCGAGCAACACTGAGAACAGGGCGGCTCGGCCGCAGCCCAGTGCGCGTCGGAAAGACATGGTTGCACGCGGTTTCATTGGGCGTCCCCCCCCGCCGAAAGCGCCATTTCCGCTCTCGATCGATTTTGTGCCGAACTGGCGGCTGCTGCGGCGGCGTGATCCGCTCCCGCACCGAGCGTCTGCACGGCAACCATCGAATCCGCGAACTCGATGCCGACGGTCGGGAAGGTCATGACCATGGTCTTGACCGCCACACGCTGAACATAGCTCGGTTGGATCGGTTTGACGGTGAATTTGAAGCGCACCAGGATCGCGTTGTCGAGGATGTCGGCAACGCCCTGCATCCGAAGCGGGTTGATGAAGTCGTTGGCAAATTCGGGGTCCGCCTGCATCTCGTCGCCGATCTTCTTGACCGTCTTGCGAAGCTTTTCCAGATCGGTATCGCGCTTGAAGCGCAGGTTGAACTTTACCGTCGCCCAGTCGCGGCTGAAATTGGTGATCTGCCCCAATTGCCCGAACGGGATCGTATGCACCTGGCCGTTCTGGTGGCGCAGGCGTATCGATCTCAGCGTGAAGCCCTCGACCGAGCCCTTCGCCTTGCCGCAATCGATGTATTCGCCGATCCGGAAGGCGTCGTCGCTCAGATAGAAAATACCCGAGACGATGTCGCGCACGAGTGCCTGACTGCCGAAAGACAGTGCAAGGCCGAACACCGAGGCCCCGGCCAGAAGCGGGGCGATGTTGATGCCGATCTCCGAGAGGACGACGAGCAGCGCCAGCACGCTGATCACGATGGCGAGC includes these proteins:
- a CDS encoding DUF2955 domain-containing protein, giving the protein MPADTVSRTAVVARQRRVGLRVALAVAVGMTVGVGSGAVIPFLGPLFAAQFLLGGARPLPVAKAIGTVGLILLLGQFFIVMTGVFGSRPVQLLILLGMFFFLCFFLQASGKGGPAVFVSLVISVMVPLLDLLHGDLDQSMIMILFQGSAGGVALSWLAHAVLPEPAGEPDRPAQQPAPVADPIARALANTLILLGAVTLCLTNSAFSSAIVIPITVASLLLQLDLAASARASVGLVAVNLLGGVLASLAFTFVDIRPSLLLLFLTTFLIGLLLGGRAATPLPIGKVYGGALTTFLILFGTGLSPLPTSTPESFSTRIVFVSLAVAYAVLATALLWLREPVQRSLSSEG
- a CDS encoding HlyD family secretion protein, whose amino-acid sequence is MSTDSRTTLAEPGAAGKAAPANPLRGVARVVFGMIAVLFGLSIAMERLTPSSSQAVVQAYVVRMAPDISGRVVEVNVVDNARVEAGQLLFRIDARPFEIAVTEAQAQVERIGQTLGASTAAVEAAQARLVKAGADFENVQSQTQRTLELVQRGITAKAKGDEARAALEGARAAVNGAEADLAKARQELGPAGNDNPQLRGALAQLERARLNLLHTSVVAPASGVVTNLQLATGQFIGAGQAALSFIDAGSIWISANFKENSLEHMSSDDRAEIVIDALPGSVFQAKVESVGWGVSQNNVDPSTGLPTIRNSSGWIRDPQRFPVRLIFDGDLPGRVRFGSQVNVVVYTGKNPAANALGAAWIRIISALTYAS
- the obgE gene encoding GTPase ObgE; amino-acid sequence: MKFLDQAKIYVKAGDGGAGCVSFRREKFIEFGGPNGGDGGRGGDVVIECVQGLNTLIDFRFQQHFKAKIGGHGMGADRHGANGETKVLKVPPGTQIFDEDGETLVADLTEAGQRFVLCKGGNGGFGNAYFKSATNQAPRHANPGLIGEERWVWLRLKLIADAGLVGLPNAGKSTFLATVTAAKPKIADYPFTTLHPGLGVVRVDGREMVLADIPGLIEGAHEGHGLGDRFLGHVERCRVLLHLVEGTCDHAGKAYKTVRNELALYGEGLDEKPEIVALSKVDALSPKLLKEQVARLKRAAKRMPIVLSSASGEGVEAALRALFSYVEEARSEEAREQAPAEDVGWRP
- a CDS encoding transporter suffix domain-containing protein produces the protein MANVTTETAASDGGGWRFKLGICIFVTAFALWLLLPLAASMNVPGPRIAAMTGAIFIANKVLLLTCIAVMGKAGFQQLKGMIFGYAKSLTPSGPISRTRHVIGLVMFCLPLLSATLEPYVDQFWPGLRPNLWQLQLLGDVMLIASFFVLGGDFWNKIRALFVRTAVVVDTRQPVEAPHVH
- a CDS encoding alpha/beta hydrolase, whose translation is MSFRRALGCGRAALFSVLLATLVAACASRPETGFLAPVTVATSGTEHTLLVATTRKRDDRPGTLFGGERGRSLDFAKIGISVPQAHKPGEIEWASAPPGNANTDFVVRQATYLDGEKEFVRSLNAQLATRPRGKRKVLLFIHGYNTMFAESVYRFGQVVHDSKAPAVPVLFTWASRGALTQYVYDTNSATTARDDLERTIRLIFASDAEQVNILAHSMGNWVTVEALRQIKIAGPLPQIGKLGLVFLAAPDIDVDVFKSQMRRFGKPRKPFYIVLSKDDQALRASSFIAGGGNRLGADGNYDELAALGAVVIDLTDVKALDSSNHGKFAQLAEFAPQLSAVLENGIGGGSEDPALSPGAVEGTVGKLVSLPITLIGAPIKILTSASR